The window CTTGGATCTTCTGAGGCCAGTGATGTGGACTTCCACGTGAAGCAAAATACACGTGCTCCAATTAATGCCATGCACACAGAAACGTTCCATTCAGCATCATTTCTTGACTGGTAACCTTCCACTATGGTGGTACTTTTCCAACTTATATGAATCATATCTTTCACCAAATTGGAATATATAGAGCTAGGAATCCATGCCGACTTAGCAAAAGATAGCACCGTGTAAGAAAAAGATGTGTATAGGCGATACTAACATAGTCGTGTTAGTATGTTTATTTTAGATCATATGCTTTCTAGGAGTCTTTTAGCTCTATCAAATATTATGCTAGTATAAGATATAAAGAACTtcttacttttattttgttttgcctAATGTTGGCTTGGGATGAATTTAAATGGAGAAACATGGTTAGTAAGGATTCATATAACCAACctcaacttgtttgggactgataatataataattgttATTATACAGAGCTAGGAATAATCCTGGAGTACATTATGTTACAATTGAGCCGGAAGAAGAAAAGATATGGTTTTCTTTGTTAGCAAATGTGATTGACTTTACATACTACTCCGTAATTATATAATACAATTTCTTGGAAGAGAATAAAATAGATCCTACTACTCCGTAATTATATAATACAATTTCGTGAAAGACAACAAAATAGATCCCaggaaagaaaaaaattacaGGGATGAGTATCACTAGAAACTGGAAACTAAGTTCAGAAGTATCTTCTGCTTTctgctttttgttgttgttgctagtaTTAGTTTTATCAGGAGGCATCTGTTTTCCAGGGATCTGTTTGGCTTCTTGTTTCCTTCCAGAACCTAGATGGAAGTCCATGCTCAGGTATGGGGAATGGGCTATATTGTACCGCTTCTCTGGAAGCTACGACTTCCCACCTGCAATAATTGAACTCATGAGAAATCTCAAATAAAATTAGAATACCTAGATATTTAATGCTGTTCTCATAGCTACATGTGGAGGAAAAAAAGAATTATGTCGGAGGTCTTGCGGgtgaaatagaaattttaaagaatCTCGTGGCATCACATAAATATAATGGGAGCTGAAATTTCTTTAAACTCATTCTTTTTTAACTAGATTTTTGTGAGAATTATGTGGTTGGTTtcaactcaaaaaaaaaaaaaaacaaaaaaaaaaagaattatgtGGTTGGTAGCCGGGTGGATGTATTTCTGCTACACTCCACATCACCCCTGATTGAATAAATAACTTTTAATTGTATAAAtgaccttttaaaaaaaaaaaaaaaaatttagtacTAAAGTCTGTACCATTATTATAGACAAGTAGTGATGCTATGGTATTCCCCACCTGCTGTCTTAAACTTTTGGATAtacattttctttttattattgttgttgtagttaactattactattatattatactatgggttttgctaaaaatttaaaaatcgtGGTCTCAAAATAATAGAGTTATGAATCTAGAAGAAAATATGATGTCATTATCGTACCTAAATTTGGTAACCAAATGATGAATGAGAATCAGCATCTCCAGTTTGGCAAGTTCATTTCCGGGACAAGCATGGGCACCATTGCCAAATGGCATATAGGTATTGGGTTTGGGAGCAACCTGCATCCATCCGTCAGcacataaaaaaaaaagttggggTAAaccaattttttcatattttaatgTTCTAGACCGGTGGAGAATTGAAAAGCACTTTGCTAGTACTCGATCACCACATACCTCAAATCTGGAAGCATCAAAATTCCGTGGGTCGGCAAAAAATTCTGGATTGTGATGAATGTTTCTGAATAATGGCATGACTTTCCAACCTTTTGGAATCAGGTAACCtgcatcaaaaatatttttactactcATGTTGAACGAAGTAATGTGTCTTACGGATGAATTAAAGGTATAATCAACTATGATTTAAACATTTCTCAATTTGTCTTGATGTACTTGTGTCCAATGAGTGTGACATGTGATTTTGTGCGGAATAacattctttcctttttagttcgCTATAAAGAAAATTGTCATTGTTCTCTATTTGAAAATTATTTACTTTAACATTCCCGGATATTCCTAACAAAATACATTTATAGGAATGGCATTACATTTGCAAAACCACTAGATAAATACTAACAGTACTTTTGGTATGTTACATATATTTAGCTTATATGTCAACAAAATTTTGAACTTCGTGTCCAGTCAAATAATCATATAAAATGACCGACGGGAGTAGTAAAGAAACTATTAAGGTATCTATACTAAATACTCACACTGACCTGTGATACTAAGGGCGAATCcatgatttaaattttatgggttcagaTTTGCAATTCTACCACATCTCATCTAATTTaatgaattcaaaatttattatttgtacatatttagGATAAAAATACAGGGTATGAGCAAAAGCTATGAGTTCAGTTGAACCTTCTACACTGGATACGCCTCTGTTTGATATGTGGTAGTCGAGTCCATGTGGAATAGATAATAGAGCATTCCTAAGGGAGCTCTGAGTTTATTAATGTGTGTCTTGTGTgtgtgtacatatatatataaaacatatgATTGAAAACTACCGCCTTACCGTTGTATTCTACATCAACCACAGCTTCTCTAAAGGTGAAAGATATAATGCTGGACATCCTTAAGCTCTCTAAAATGACCTGCAATAGAAGTTTTTCTAGCTGATGAGAGGGGTTTTCTTTTATATAATTACAACTAATTATAAGAAGAAAAGATTACCCTGTAAGTTAGTGACATATTTCTTGTTTGAGCCCATGCCAACGGCTTCTTTCCTTCTTCATTTGATTCGTAAATTGCTCTTTGTTCTGCCTGCACTTGAAAGGGAAAAGGTTTATTTTAAACTTGGGATTCAAGATCACTTGCTGGGCTTGCAATGAAACATGTGAGAAGTACGAATGGAGATGGGAAATAGAAAGGGATTTACCATATATACATTGATAATGTAATTTTTTCCCCCAACTATCAGTGCATTTTAGCATGTAGTAGCAGGGATAACTAGTTCCACTTAATTTTTACACTATTTCTAGCCGATTAACTAGTTTCACTTATTTTAAATGGTTACTTGGTTAGTTTTTGGTGTGATTTAATAGTGTATAAATTCTTTCACTGTGTTTAACTCTTTAACTCAATGGAAAGAAACAAACAAGCTAGGAACCAAAAGGAATATACAGCCAATACCTTAACGGCTTCTAAAAGTTTCTGGTCGTCGTAGAGGTACTTGAGAATCCATGTCAAAGCACTAGCTGTTGTGTCCTGGGCAGCAAAGAGTACTCCGATGACATTATCGGCAATTTGATCTTCAGTTAAAGTCTGCCCTTTCTTGTCTTTGAAATTCAATAAATGACCCAACAGATCTTTCTCTACTGTTTTTTTCTCCTTCCTTTCACTGATTATTTCGCTAAGTATCTGATTAAGCTTCCTCCTCGCCTTTGACAATAATAGAATATACAGTTCAGCATAAAACTATCGGCCCTCTCCCCCGGGAGAGGGGGAGGGGGGTgtgggttttgggggggggggggctttaCTAAGATCATTTGGAATGAAAAAGGGAAGCTGTACTTACCACCATAGCTTTGTAATAAGCAGTCCCCCGCAAGTTCGTAGGGAAAGAATTATAGCCCTTCTCTACTATTGAATAGTTCTTGTTAAGCTCCTCTTTATACTTAGCATCCAGCTGACCAAATATAGCAAGAATGCCAACTTCAAAGGAGAACTGTAGTATATATTTCCATGAGATTCACGTGTGAGAATGATTTATTGATCATTATATTGTGGTGGAAAATTCTAGGCGATCAAAGTAGTCTTGAAGGTAATACTTAAATAAACAGAAAGTGTGTTTGCTATATATATCTGAAACCTTAAACTTTTAGATTATATGGTCACACAATTCAAGAAGTAGCACAAGTTATCAGTAAAGGACCTTCTTCAACAGACGGAATGTATTGATGACTTGGTTATTTTGCGACCATGATTCCAAGGAAGAAATGGCCAAGACCTCAATATCGCGAACTAGTTTACGAATAGCTTCAGGAGATAACGAGCTCTGAATTAGTTTCCTTAGTTGAGAATGGTAGTTTCCTTGGTGAAAGAACAAAGCAGAATGGCCAATCAACTTCTCTTTGCTCTTGGGGTAAGTTGGTTTGAACAAGTGAGCATTAGTTACAAGCACGAATCTGGCAGCTTCAGGACTAGCAAGCATAACACAAGGGTACCCAAGAATGTGCGTTTTGAATATATTACCATACCTGCAAACAAACATTTGATAAAGAATGAGTAAATGGTTTATAAGTaagtttttttaaataattaaactgAATATATTTTCTCTGAGGAAAAATTAAACCTTTTTTGTTTGTTAGCAAAGAAGACATTTGGGTCTTGAGAGTAGAGTTGGAGAGTTTCCCCTATATACGGACAGCCCATCGAACCAGGAGGCAGCTTTGCTTTTTGTATGTTtttccatatttgtttctttgaaatatAAATTAGTAGAGCTGTGAGAAGAAAGAGAAGGAAGTAAATAATGGAACAAGCAATATTATTCTCCATCTAAATGGAGAACTTCTGTGTTCTGCTTTGCTCTTATACTATaagtatttatttctttttatttgacTAGTGACAAGGGTTGAGAAAGAGTTGTCcctatatatatagaaagaagagGGATAGAGACGAAGATATATAGGAAATAAATGTTGGGTAAGAGGGGTTATTATTATATCTGATATGCCATATTATAGATTCAAACATATCCaaggaagaaggaaaatattggaCCACATTTACCATATCCATGAATATGCCATCTGAAGGAGACCTATCGTTTGAAACAAGACAAAGCTCTCACCAATAGCTgagtgttttcttttctttacctgtttCTGCGTTCCTCTTATTTTAGAGCAACGTTTTTCGTTGTGTTCTCATAAATTTGTTATTTTTCCgttttagttttttcttttttgtctttGGATCATACTTTCGAGATAAGACAAGAAGAAATGGTGTTTATCAAGGCTCATTCAAGCAGAATTAATTGTCTTTCATATTTGGTTTCATAGTAGTTAGTAAAAGGCATGTAAAATACATAATATAGATCTTATAATATGCTAACCGAGTAACTTCACAAAATAATATCCTCGTAATGGTATCGCAAAAATGAGCATGTTCTAACCATCACAGAAATATAGAGTGACGATGGTCGAACAGATATTGATCGCAATAGAGTGATGGATTTGTTTTAACCGATAGCAATTAAGTAATTTGTTTCTGAGGAATCTTCAgtatatttgttttttcttttgactATAGAACTAATCGAGTACAGTATACTAGTGAAAAGTGTGAGGCCACGCATGTGATGCTTTATACACCTCAGAGTTAGATTTTAGATGGTTGGCTATGATATTGATGTGTGAGGCTTCAACTAAGAGAATATTTTCTGTTCTCATGGTGCACGAAAATCTTGCCCAACCAAATTATTTTGTACTGAGATAAATAAATTCTGGCTAAAAGTATGCTACCCCTAAACAAGAATCAATTTCGAATAACCATCAGAACCGTGAATATCTTCTAGTTAGGCTTAAAAGAGAACTTAAGACTAAAGTGTCTTATATAGGTTGATAGCATAATCTGTTTTCCCTTGTATGATCTTACAATCGTCCAAGATTCATTTTCTTAACAGATAATCCATTCAACTGCCTATACACATGAACCATGATAGTTATTTATGTTACTGTTTGTAAACTTGTTTTATTGCCCGAGAGGAAAGGCACTCTGGTTCGGCCATAAACACTGGTTATGATTACTGTGTACTCAGGATTATGGGTCATGTATTATGTTAAGAGAGGAATGCAATGTAGTAGCAGGAGGTGTCACAACAATTACTATCCTTCAATTTAAATTAATTAGGATATTCGTTGAACAAGTTTGAGAATTTATTTTTATGCTTACTTTGCACTTATTAATTATGTACCCTTATTATGATATGAAAGCTTTTAGATCAGATGCTCAGTGATCATGTTCATCTATGAAAGATTATTTGACTTCAGATTTTTCGAACATTAGATGGTAGTCACCATCAAATGTAGCTGGATGAGACATGTGTCAACATCTATATGGTCCCTGCTTATCAGTTATGAGTGAAGAAACTGGTAATTAACCGAGAATCAGAAGAATTATTTGGCTGAGAATTTATGCAATTACAAAGGAAATGTGGTCAAATGAAAGAGTTAAGCttgccaaaaaaaaaagtatCTCTGTGTGAACTACGACTGTGGAAATGCAAACTTAAACCAATCCTGTTGGAGAATGTCGCACTGTTGTCCAAGTGAATGCTCATTGAAATGTCGAGCTGCAAATGATGGACCGAAGTATATGACTGCACACTTGTTCGATACAGCACATTAACAAATGAGTTCTTAAAATTAAAAGTTCTGCAATTTCAAACTCTTTACTCCATCATTAGGTCTATTTCTTTCTGCCCCAAAAACTCATTCCGTTTTCAGAACTTCGATGTCCTCATTACAAAAGAGCTAGAGGCGATGTATACATCCATATACAAATTTCTCATGATCCAAATTTAACCTGCATTGGCTCCAAAAAAATTGAGTTTCATTAGTGAATCACTAATTAAAATGTTCTTGCTGTCGTGCTTTGGTGCAAAAGTTTGTATCTGAATTATTACTGCGAGACTTTCCGAAGCTTTCTCCCATTTAGGATGTGAACGTAGAAGGAAAGTAGTATtaatggaagaaagaaaaaggtCATCGAAATAGGACCTAGCTAATGTGCTGACTAGCGCAACAAGACAAATTGATCTTCAATTCGTTTCAATGAGAAATAAATACGGCAGGATTTTGTGAATCATACTCGCACTGAATGGTTTTCTCGATCGCCATAATAACGTATTCTTCGAAATGAGCAAAAAAGAATAAGATCCAAGAAAGATTGCACAGATTTTGcaaagagaatatatataaatGAGACGCTGCAACACGGCACGGCGCTACCATCTCAACAGCAACATTATATACAGCACTGA of the Nicotiana tabacum cultivar K326 chromosome 7, ASM71507v2, whole genome shotgun sequence genome contains:
- the LOC107776450 gene encoding abscisic acid 8'-hydroxylase 4, whose amino-acid sequence is MENNIACSIIYFLLFLLTALLIYISKKQIWKNIQKAKLPPGSMGCPYIGETLQLYSQDPNVFFANKQKRYGNIFKTHILGYPCVMLASPEAARFVLVTNAHLFKPTYPKSKEKLIGHSALFFHQGNYHSQLRKLIQSSLSPEAIRKLVRDIEVLAISSLESWSQNNQVINTFRLLKKFSFEVGILAIFGQLDAKYKEELNKNYSIVEKGYNSFPTNLRGTAYYKAMVARRKLNQILSEIISERKEKKTVEKDLLGHLLNFKDKKGQTLTEDQIADNVIGVLFAAQDTTASALTWILKYLYDDQKLLEAVKAEQRAIYESNEEGKKPLAWAQTRNMSLTYRVILESLRMSSIISFTFREAVVDVEYNGYLIPKGWKVMPLFRNIHHNPEFFADPRNFDASRFEVAPKPNTYMPFGNGAHACPGNELAKLEMLILIHHLVTKFRWEVVASREAVQYSPFPIPEHGLPSRFWKETRSQTDPWKTDAS